One genomic region from Terasakiella sp. SH-1 encodes:
- a CDS encoding MFS transporter: MGKRAWTIIICGALILAIGMGMRQNHGLFIEPMRMDLGWQLGVFAMALAVQNLMWGVAQPFAGALADKYGSRPVLLGGVFVYVLGLLGMAFPQGPMMLHMSAGVLVGLGVAAMGLPVVLGAVARMVSEEKRSTALGIASMGGSFGQFLFAPVSQGLINEYGWSIALTALAAIAALGVFLALQVNAKPNEEEFHPNQAAQTLSQAIHEAFGTNSYILLNLGFFVCGFHIAFIVTHLPMFLSTCNIAPEVGATALAVIGVSNMAGTYLAGVLGGKYSKKYLLSLIYLSRALAILVYMLMPVTVFSTLAFSVAMGALWLSTVPLTSGLVGVMFGTRYMGTLFAITLFTHQVGAFFGAWLGGYFFDLTGSFDGAWIASIALGVFSAVVHLPIKEVAVERATQAA, from the coding sequence ATGGGCAAACGAGCATGGACAATTATTATTTGTGGGGCATTGATTCTCGCCATCGGTATGGGCATGCGCCAGAACCACGGCCTGTTCATCGAACCCATGCGCATGGATCTGGGCTGGCAGCTTGGTGTATTTGCCATGGCACTAGCGGTCCAAAACCTCATGTGGGGGGTTGCCCAGCCTTTTGCCGGAGCCTTGGCTGATAAATATGGCTCACGCCCTGTCTTGCTGGGCGGTGTCTTTGTTTACGTCCTTGGTCTTTTGGGCATGGCCTTTCCTCAAGGCCCAATGATGCTGCATATGAGTGCCGGTGTTTTGGTTGGCCTCGGTGTGGCGGCAATGGGCTTGCCTGTGGTTTTGGGTGCCGTGGCCCGCATGGTGTCTGAAGAAAAGCGCAGTACAGCCTTGGGCATTGCTTCCATGGGGGGCTCTTTTGGACAGTTCTTATTCGCCCCTGTGTCTCAAGGGCTGATCAATGAATATGGCTGGTCCATTGCCTTGACCGCACTGGCTGCGATTGCCGCACTTGGTGTTTTTCTGGCCTTGCAGGTTAATGCGAAACCCAATGAAGAAGAGTTTCATCCCAATCAAGCCGCACAAACATTATCTCAAGCCATTCATGAAGCTTTTGGCACCAATAGCTATATTCTCTTGAACCTTGGCTTTTTTGTATGTGGGTTCCATATTGCCTTTATCGTCACCCACCTGCCCATGTTCCTGTCCACCTGTAATATCGCCCCGGAAGTCGGTGCAACCGCTTTGGCTGTAATCGGCGTATCTAATATGGCCGGGACTTATCTTGCGGGCGTTCTGGGCGGGAAATATTCCAAGAAATATCTTCTAAGCCTGATTTATCTAAGCCGGGCACTGGCGATCCTTGTCTACATGCTGATGCCCGTCACGGTCTTTTCCACGCTGGCCTTTTCAGTTGCCATGGGTGCGTTATGGCTGTCCACCGTGCCCTTAACCAGCGGGTTGGTCGGCGTGATGTTTGGGACCCGATATATGGGAACACTGTTTGCCATTACCCTTTTCACCCATCAGGTCGGTGCCTTTTTCGGTGCATGGCTGGGTGGCTATTTCTTTGATCTGACAGGATCATTTGATGGCGCGTGGATTGCCTCAATTGCACTGGGCGTCTTTTCCGCAGTGGTCCATCTGCCCATTAAAGAAGTCGCCGTAGAACGCGCAACGCAGGCCGCCTAG
- a CDS encoding DegQ family serine endoprotease gives MNKITRNRQTYTQTKAINSTQWVILALMAFGLMIALIAQSQARSAPDSFADLAEELLPAVVNISTTQTVNSAHGQLPQGVPDFFREFFERRGGQVPQPRSRQATSLGSGFVIDAVKGLVVTNNHVIQDAEEIKVILQDNTSLDAELLGKDPKTDIALLKVTIKKGVKLKEVRLGNSDKIRVGDWVVAIGNPFGLGGSVTAGIVSARGRNIQAGPYDDFIQTDASINKGNSGGPLFNLEGDVIGINTAIYSPSGGSVGIGFSVPANIAKTVIADLQEYGRTRRGWLGVRIQNVSEEIAESLGLDGPRGALVTSVAEGGPAEKAKVNKGDVILTFNGKEVSEMRKLPRIVAETEVGNSVPMEVWRKGKLKKLSVKVGELEVAEKNGSAGPAKVTKTSATIEELGLSLGRLNDAARERFKLPEEATGVVVLDVVAESPAAEKGIRPGELIVEVSQKEVTSPEEIKQAVKKAKTRKNKSLLLLIDGEEGLRFVAVKLKKK, from the coding sequence ATGAACAAGATCACGAGAAACCGTCAAACATACACACAAACAAAAGCGATCAACTCCACACAATGGGTGATCCTCGCCCTCATGGCTTTTGGCTTGATGATTGCGCTTATTGCACAAAGTCAGGCCCGTTCAGCACCCGATAGTTTTGCGGATTTGGCCGAAGAACTTCTGCCTGCGGTGGTGAATATTTCCACGACCCAGACGGTGAATTCTGCCCATGGTCAATTGCCCCAAGGTGTGCCGGATTTTTTTCGTGAATTTTTTGAACGTCGCGGGGGGCAGGTGCCACAGCCACGTTCTCGTCAAGCGACCTCTTTGGGCTCCGGCTTTGTGATTGATGCGGTAAAAGGTCTGGTGGTGACAAACAACCATGTCATTCAGGATGCCGAAGAAATCAAAGTTATCTTGCAGGATAACACCTCTCTTGATGCAGAACTTCTGGGCAAAGACCCCAAAACCGATATTGCCTTGTTGAAAGTAACCATCAAAAAAGGCGTGAAGCTGAAAGAAGTCCGTCTGGGTAATTCTGATAAAATCCGTGTGGGTGACTGGGTTGTTGCTATCGGGAATCCGTTCGGTCTGGGCGGGTCTGTCACTGCCGGGATCGTATCTGCGCGTGGTCGCAACATTCAGGCGGGGCCCTATGATGATTTTATCCAGACGGATGCCTCTATTAACAAGGGGAATTCCGGTGGACCGTTATTTAATCTGGAGGGTGATGTGATCGGGATTAACACAGCGATCTATTCTCCCAGTGGCGGGTCTGTCGGCATTGGTTTTTCCGTTCCGGCCAATATTGCCAAAACCGTAATTGCGGATTTGCAAGAATATGGCCGCACCCGCCGGGGCTGGCTGGGTGTGCGTATTCAGAATGTGTCTGAAGAAATTGCAGAAAGCCTTGGCCTTGATGGACCACGTGGTGCCTTAGTCACCAGTGTGGCCGAAGGGGGACCGGCAGAAAAAGCCAAGGTCAATAAAGGTGATGTGATTTTGACCTTTAACGGCAAGGAAGTTTCCGAAATGCGCAAACTGCCACGCATTGTGGCAGAAACCGAAGTCGGTAATTCTGTACCCATGGAAGTATGGCGCAAAGGGAAGCTCAAGAAACTGAGTGTTAAAGTTGGTGAGCTGGAAGTTGCAGAAAAGAATGGCTCCGCAGGTCCGGCAAAGGTCACGAAAACATCGGCGACGATTGAAGAACTTGGCCTGTCTTTGGGCCGTTTGAATGATGCGGCTCGTGAACGGTTCAAACTGCCCGAAGAAGCCACAGGTGTGGTGGTTCTTGATGTGGTTGCTGAAAGCCCAGCAGCGGAAAAAGGCATTCGTCCAGGTGAGCTGATCGTTGAAGTCAGCCAAAAAGAAGTCACCAGCCCGGAAGAGATCAAACAGGCGGTGAAGAAAGCCAAGACACGTAAAAACAAATCCCTGTTGCTCCTTATCGACGGAGAAGAGGGCTTGCGTTTTGTGGCGGTGAAGTTGAAGAAGAAATAA
- a CDS encoding DUF2065 domain-containing protein — translation MSDFFVAIGLAIAIEGMLYALFPDGMKKMMMQILAMPTQSVRTAGLTAAMIGVVLVWLVRGAL, via the coding sequence ATGTCAGATTTTTTTGTCGCAATCGGTCTCGCTATTGCTATTGAAGGGATGCTTTATGCCCTGTTTCCCGATGGTATGAAAAAAATGATGATGCAGATTTTGGCGATGCCGACCCAATCTGTACGCACCGCTGGATTAACAGCGGCCATGATCGGGGTGGTACTGGTCTGGTTGGTGCGCGGCGCCCTGTAA
- a CDS encoding protease modulator HflC — MIPKKLIALILLVVGAAGLASGTLFKVAEPVQAIVFQFGDPRRVIQEPGLNWKIPFIQEVRYFDKRILNLDPQPAELPLADQKRIIVDSYARYRITDPLKYFQAVQGSERQFADAFGRILNTAVRNSIAKVGMGDLLSDKRVEVMNEIVGTVRKAESDYGVTIVDVRIGRADLPAQISNNVFDRMRTDRVQVANRLRAEGDEIKQRIEAEAEREKTVILAEARRSSNILRGEGDAQRNNVLGDAYGKDPEFFRFYRSMEAYREALGEGTSMVLSPDSEFFSYFGTRK, encoded by the coding sequence ATGATACCGAAGAAACTTATTGCTCTTATTTTGTTGGTCGTCGGTGCCGCTGGTCTGGCCTCTGGCACTTTGTTTAAGGTAGCTGAACCTGTACAGGCGATTGTTTTCCAATTTGGTGATCCGCGTCGTGTGATCCAGGAACCGGGTCTGAACTGGAAAATCCCCTTCATTCAGGAAGTGCGTTATTTTGATAAACGTATCCTGAACCTTGATCCGCAGCCTGCCGAACTGCCGTTGGCTGACCAAAAGCGTATCATCGTGGATTCTTATGCACGCTATCGCATTACCGATCCGCTGAAATATTTCCAGGCGGTTCAGGGCTCTGAGCGTCAGTTTGCCGATGCCTTTGGTCGTATCCTGAATACTGCTGTTCGTAACTCCATTGCGAAAGTCGGCATGGGTGACCTGCTGTCTGACAAACGTGTGGAAGTCATGAACGAGATCGTTGGCACGGTTCGCAAGGCCGAATCTGATTATGGTGTGACGATTGTGGATGTACGTATCGGCCGTGCCGATTTGCCGGCACAGATTTCCAACAACGTATTTGATCGTATGCGTACCGACCGTGTGCAGGTGGCTAACCGTCTGCGCGCCGAAGGTGATGAGATCAAACAACGTATTGAAGCGGAAGCTGAACGTGAAAAGACGGTTATTCTCGCCGAAGCACGTCGTTCGTCCAACATCCTGCGCGGTGAAGGCGATGCCCAGCGAAATAACGTTTTGGGCGACGCTTATGGCAAGGACCCGGAATTCTTCCGTTTCTACCGTTCCATGGAAGCCTACCGCGAAGCTTTGGGTGAAGGGACCTCCATGGTTCTGTCCCCGGATAGCGAGTTCTTCAGCTACTTCGGTACACGCAAGTAA
- the hflK gene encoding FtsH protease activity modulator HflK, translating into MSWNNQGGGPWGSGGGNNQGPWGQGPKKPNGGGGNGGGGPTPPDLEEMLRKSQENLKKFAPGGMGGGKLLAFGLILLVGAWIASGFYKVQTNQQGVQLMFGKYVSSTGPGLHWNFPAPIGTVLTPEVTTVRKIDIGATTTRTRGGTGESLMLTGDQNIADVEFAVLWNVKDAASFLFNIRDPETTVSAAAQSAMREVIGQMNLEKINTEGRGQIAQGAQDLIQQILDDYKSGIRVTGVQLAKADPPQAVIEAFNDVQSARQDKERKQNEAEAYRNKIVPTARGEAQKLIQDAEAYKERVIKDAEGEAKRFNSVYESYAANKDVTRERLYLETMQEVLKGSEKVIVDNDKGAGVVPYLPLPELQKRNKGAN; encoded by the coding sequence ATGTCATGGAACAATCAGGGCGGTGGCCCGTGGGGCAGTGGTGGTGGAAATAACCAAGGCCCCTGGGGACAAGGACCGAAAAAACCCAATGGTGGCGGTGGAAACGGCGGCGGTGGCCCCACACCTCCCGATCTGGAAGAAATGCTGCGCAAAAGCCAGGAGAATTTGAAAAAGTTCGCACCCGGCGGTATGGGCGGCGGCAAGTTGCTTGCCTTTGGCCTGATCCTGCTCGTGGGTGCCTGGATTGCCTCTGGTTTTTATAAGGTGCAAACCAACCAACAAGGCGTTCAGCTGATGTTTGGTAAATATGTCTCTTCTACAGGGCCGGGCCTGCATTGGAATTTTCCGGCACCTATCGGGACTGTCCTGACACCGGAAGTGACCACTGTTCGTAAAATTGATATCGGTGCAACAACGACGCGCACACGTGGTGGCACAGGTGAAAGCTTGATGTTGACGGGTGACCAGAACATCGCCGATGTTGAATTCGCTGTTCTCTGGAATGTAAAGGATGCGGCAAGCTTCCTGTTTAACATTCGCGATCCGGAAACAACCGTTTCTGCCGCAGCTCAATCGGCCATGCGTGAAGTGATCGGTCAGATGAACCTTGAAAAGATTAACACCGAAGGCCGTGGTCAAATTGCTCAAGGTGCCCAAGATTTGATCCAGCAAATTCTGGATGATTATAAGTCCGGCATTCGGGTGACAGGTGTGCAGTTGGCGAAAGCCGACCCACCCCAAGCGGTTATCGAAGCCTTTAACGACGTGCAATCTGCCCGTCAGGATAAAGAGCGTAAGCAAAACGAAGCCGAAGCCTATCGTAACAAGATCGTTCCGACCGCACGTGGTGAGGCGCAAAAGCTGATCCAGGATGCCGAAGCCTATAAAGAGCGTGTGATCAAGGATGCCGAAGGTGAGGCCAAACGCTTTAACTCTGTTTACGAATCTTACGCCGCCAATAAAGATGTAACGCGTGAGCGCCTCTATCTGGAGACCATGCAGGAAGTGTTGAAAGGCTCTGAAAAAGTCATCGTTGATAATGACAAAGGTGCAGGCGTTGTGCCGTACCTGCCCCTGCCTGAGCTGCAAAAACGCAATAAAGGAGCAAACTAA
- the apbC gene encoding iron-sulfur cluster carrier protein ApbC, producing MSAQLEQKVLDTLKTIKDPAKDVDIVTAGMVIGLQSKDGHIAFTIDIADPARAKEFEPIRKAAEDAVHAMDGVLSVTAVLTAERPAQPQQQAPGVAPQDQALMPGVKSIVAVSSGKGGVGKSTTSVNLALALAAKGLSVGLLDADIYGPSIPRMLGITGQPVSHDGKTLEPMENHGIKCMSIGFLVEEDTAMIWRGPMVMGALEQLMRDVNWGELDVLVVDMPPGTGDVQLTMAQKVPLTGSVIVSTPQDIALLDTRKGLNMFRKVEIPVFGIVENMSYFSCPHCGERTDVFSHGGARETAEAQGADFLGEIPLDIKIRETSDGGHPIVTSHPDSEHAKAYAGIADKVWAKVEDQLGDSQGPKIVFD from the coding sequence ATGTCCGCCCAATTAGAACAAAAAGTTCTCGACACGCTTAAAACCATTAAAGACCCGGCTAAAGATGTGGACATTGTCACTGCTGGCATGGTCATTGGCCTGCAATCCAAAGACGGCCATATTGCCTTCACCATTGATATCGCAGATCCGGCGCGTGCCAAAGAATTTGAACCCATCCGCAAGGCCGCAGAAGATGCTGTTCACGCCATGGACGGTGTACTCAGTGTCACTGCTGTCCTCACCGCAGAACGCCCAGCCCAACCGCAACAACAAGCCCCCGGCGTTGCCCCGCAAGACCAAGCTTTGATGCCCGGTGTGAAATCCATCGTGGCAGTTTCTTCTGGTAAAGGGGGGGTGGGGAAATCCACCACCTCTGTGAACCTCGCCTTGGCCTTAGCCGCAAAAGGGCTGTCCGTCGGTTTGCTGGATGCTGATATTTATGGCCCGTCCATTCCGCGTATGCTCGGCATTACAGGTCAACCTGTCAGCCATGATGGCAAAACACTGGAACCCATGGAAAATCATGGCATTAAATGTATGTCCATCGGCTTTTTGGTTGAAGAAGACACCGCTATGATCTGGCGCGGCCCCATGGTGATGGGGGCTCTTGAACAGTTGATGCGTGATGTCAATTGGGGTGAACTGGATGTACTGGTCGTTGATATGCCACCGGGCACAGGCGATGTGCAGCTGACCATGGCTCAAAAAGTGCCACTGACGGGTTCTGTCATTGTGTCCACCCCGCAAGATATTGCCCTTTTGGACACGCGCAAAGGTTTGAACATGTTCCGCAAGGTAGAAATTCCAGTCTTCGGTATTGTGGAAAACATGAGCTATTTCTCCTGCCCCCACTGTGGGGAACGCACCGATGTCTTTAGCCACGGCGGCGCACGCGAAACCGCAGAAGCTCAAGGCGCAGATTTCCTTGGCGAAATTCCGCTGGATATTAAAATCCGTGAAACATCTGATGGGGGCCATCCGATTGTTACCTCTCATCCTGATAGCGAACATGCCAAAGCCTATGCAGGTATCGCTGACAAGGTTTGGGCCAAGGTGGAAGATCAACTGGGTGACTCTCAAGGGCCAAAGATTGTGTTTGATTAA
- a CDS encoding MFS transporter — translation MPATRFQQTSWALFDFANSAFPTVITTFVFAAYFSKGIAPDEVSGTSLWGYTTGIAAFFIALCAPVFGAIADHSGARKPWIFLFSFLCITGSALLWFATPEESSIIWALVCVGVATFGFEMAMVFYNAMLPGLATPGKEGLLSGLSWGLGYLGGLLGLALVLVLFVQTDTPLFGLNKELAEHVRISGPFVAVWYSVFALFLFLFVPDHQPKKSILQAAHHGLSSLKNTVANWRKQPDIFSYLLTRMIYTDGLNTLFAFGGIYAAGTFGMSFSELIIFGIGINVTAGLGAALFGWLDDRWGPKRVIMIALICLLGFGSATLLVDDKTHFLILGLCLGLFMGPTQAASRTYMAHISPKDSRTELFGLYALSGKATAFLGPLLVAFVTDLFLSQRAGMATILLFLVIGLACMARLPDIRGQEQT, via the coding sequence ATGCCAGCCACACGTTTTCAGCAAACTTCCTGGGCCTTGTTTGACTTTGCGAATTCCGCTTTTCCCACAGTCATCACCACCTTTGTCTTTGCCGCCTATTTTTCAAAAGGCATTGCACCGGATGAAGTGAGCGGGACCTCGCTGTGGGGCTATACGACGGGAATAGCGGCTTTTTTCATTGCGCTGTGTGCCCCTGTTTTTGGGGCCATTGCCGATCACAGCGGGGCGCGAAAACCGTGGATTTTCCTGTTTTCCTTTCTGTGTATCACAGGCTCAGCCTTGTTATGGTTTGCCACACCGGAAGAAAGTTCCATCATCTGGGCCCTTGTATGCGTGGGGGTGGCGACCTTTGGCTTTGAAATGGCAATGGTATTTTACAATGCCATGTTGCCCGGTCTTGCCACACCTGGAAAAGAGGGACTGCTCTCTGGGCTTTCCTGGGGGCTGGGATATCTTGGGGGCCTGTTGGGGTTGGCCCTTGTGCTGGTTCTTTTTGTCCAGACCGACACCCCGCTTTTCGGGCTAAATAAAGAACTCGCAGAACATGTGCGTATTTCCGGTCCCTTTGTAGCCGTTTGGTATAGTGTCTTTGCCTTGTTTTTGTTCCTGTTTGTCCCAGACCATCAACCAAAGAAATCCATCCTACAGGCCGCACACCACGGTCTTTCAAGCTTGAAAAATACTGTGGCAAACTGGCGCAAGCAGCCGGACATTTTCTCTTACCTGCTGACCCGCATGATTTATACCGATGGGCTTAATACGCTGTTTGCCTTTGGGGGTATTTATGCTGCGGGCACTTTTGGCATGAGCTTTTCTGAGCTGATTATCTTCGGCATCGGCATCAATGTGACCGCAGGGCTTGGGGCGGCTCTCTTTGGCTGGCTGGATGATCGCTGGGGGCCAAAGCGTGTCATTATGATCGCGTTGATCTGTCTGCTTGGGTTTGGCAGTGCAACCCTACTGGTTGATGACAAGACCCACTTCTTGATCCTCGGGCTGTGTCTTGGTTTGTTTATGGGACCGACCCAAGCGGCAAGTCGAACCTATATGGCCCATATTTCCCCCAAAGACAGCCGAACAGAACTGTTCGGACTTTATGCGTTATCAGGCAAAGCCACAGCATTTCTTGGTCCTTTGCTGGTTGCTTTTGTGACAGACCTGTTCCTTTCCCAACGTGCAGGCATGGCGACCATTTTGCTGTTTCTTGTGATCGGACTTGCATGTATGGCGCGCTTGCCCGATATAAGAGGGCAAGAACAGACATAA
- a CDS encoding aminotransferase class I/II-fold pyridoxal phosphate-dependent enzyme codes for MVNSSLSLLSDYPFQRLRDLLDHHATPQGLQTLAMSIGEPQHQPPKLLQDAITENAHLWNKYPPIAGTPDLRASIKGFLDRRYGLKDDFLSTDHVLPVCGTREALFMVGNLLIERVAKDEEKPLVLVPNPFYQVYVGAAVMNEATPVYLPAGPDNGFMPDLNAVSHDMWDKTALLFLCSPGNPQGMVADLDYLKKALELARRHDFILLMDECYAELYDDEKPHGALEVAQDSGALKNLLVFHSLSKRSSAAGLRSGFVAGDMDLIKAFTGLRNYGGASMPLPLQAASVALWDDDDHVAENRRLYKMKIDAAERHLGDRLGFYRPAGGFFLWLDVSERWENGEAAALEIWQKCAVRVIPGEYLAKTDDTGENPGQKYIRLALVHEQSIIEEAMERIAAIL; via the coding sequence ATGGTGAATTCATCCCTTTCTCTTTTAAGTGATTATCCGTTTCAGCGTTTGCGTGACCTGCTGGATCACCACGCAACCCCACAAGGTTTGCAAACACTCGCCATGTCCATTGGGGAACCACAGCATCAACCGCCGAAATTGTTGCAAGATGCCATCACTGAAAATGCCCATCTGTGGAATAAATATCCCCCCATTGCGGGAACACCGGACTTACGAGCCTCGATCAAGGGCTTTCTGGATCGCCGTTATGGTTTGAAAGACGATTTCCTCAGCACCGATCATGTCCTTCCGGTCTGTGGCACACGCGAAGCCCTGTTTATGGTTGGTAATCTGCTGATTGAACGCGTTGCCAAGGATGAAGAAAAGCCGCTCGTCCTCGTACCCAATCCGTTTTATCAGGTCTATGTGGGGGCGGCTGTCATGAACGAAGCCACACCTGTTTATCTGCCTGCTGGTCCTGACAATGGTTTCATGCCGGATTTGAATGCTGTCAGTCACGACATGTGGGATAAAACGGCCCTGCTTTTCCTCTGTTCACCGGGTAATCCACAAGGCATGGTCGCTGATCTGGACTATCTGAAAAAAGCACTGGAACTGGCACGACGCCATGACTTCATCTTGTTAATGGATGAATGTTACGCGGAACTTTATGACGATGAAAAACCCCACGGGGCCTTGGAAGTCGCCCAAGACAGTGGGGCGCTGAAAAACCTGCTGGTGTTTCATTCCCTGTCCAAGCGCTCCAGTGCAGCCGGTTTGCGTTCCGGCTTTGTCGCAGGCGATATGGACCTGATCAAAGCTTTCACGGGCTTGCGCAATTATGGCGGGGCTTCCATGCCCTTGCCCCTGCAAGCCGCCAGTGTGGCCCTGTGGGATGATGATGATCATGTGGCTGAAAACCGCCGCCTTTATAAGATGAAAATTGATGCGGCCGAACGTCACTTGGGCGACCGTCTCGGATTTTATCGCCCCGCAGGCGGATTCTTCCTGTGGCTGGATGTGTCTGAACGTTGGGAAAATGGCGAAGCCGCTGCCCTTGAGATTTGGCAAAAATGCGCGGTGCGCGTCATCCCCGGTGAATATCTTGCCAAAACAGATGACACAGGGGAAAACCCCGGCCAGAAATACATCCGCTTGGCCTTGGTGCATGAACAAAGCATCATCGAAGAAGCCATGGAACGCATTGCCGCCATTTTATAA
- a CDS encoding DUF1848 domain-containing protein, whose protein sequence is MIISASRRTDIPAFYSNWFMNRIRAGFVKTRNPFNAKRVRTISLSPLDVDVIVFWTRNPSALMKHLTELDKRGFRYYFHYTITGYPRILERKTPDLNTAIQTFQALSDQLGPHRVIWRYDPVFLSSHSPLEHHIQTFSTIAQSLEGYTNRVVISLIDLYAKTTRNLDKIEQLSFTDLKVYNQIRDDLLHPLKEIAHTHQINMQSCAEETNLSSLSIPAGKCIDDDLIFQDFNIRLCNKKDKGQRKACRCIPSVDIGVYNSCLHGCEYCYATSNANRAQHNYQKHDPNGPFLIE, encoded by the coding sequence ATGATCATCAGCGCGTCCAGACGAACCGATATCCCGGCCTTTTATAGTAACTGGTTTATGAACCGGATACGGGCCGGGTTTGTGAAAACGCGCAACCCCTTTAATGCCAAACGAGTCCGGACCATCTCGCTTTCCCCGCTAGATGTGGATGTGATTGTCTTTTGGACACGTAATCCTTCTGCACTGATGAAACATCTAACTGAACTGGATAAACGCGGTTTTCGCTATTATTTTCACTATACCATCACAGGTTATCCCCGGATTTTAGAAAGAAAAACACCCGATCTAAACACCGCTATCCAAACCTTTCAGGCTCTTTCTGATCAGCTTGGGCCACATCGGGTCATCTGGCGCTATGATCCGGTTTTTCTATCCAGTCACAGCCCTCTTGAACATCATATCCAGACCTTTTCAACCATCGCCCAATCCTTGGAAGGATACACCAATCGCGTGGTAATCAGTCTGATTGATCTTTATGCCAAAACCACCCGAAATCTTGATAAAATTGAACAGCTTAGTTTTACGGACTTAAAGGTGTATAATCAGATTCGTGATGACCTGTTACATCCTTTAAAAGAGATTGCTCATACCCATCAGATCAACATGCAGTCCTGTGCAGAAGAAACCAATTTAAGCTCACTTTCAATTCCAGCGGGTAAGTGCATTGATGATGATCTCATTTTCCAAGACTTCAACATAAGGCTTTGTAACAAAAAAGATAAAGGGCAAAGAAAAGCCTGTAGATGTATTCCTTCAGTGGATATCGGAGTCTATAACAGTTGCTTGCATGGCTGTGAATATTGTTATGCGACCTCTAATGCGAATCGGGCACAACATAATTACCAAAAGCATGACCCAAACGGACCCTTTCTGATTGAATAA
- a CDS encoding response regulator, with protein MAKILIAEDVDEIRFAYEAILSSEGHDITCAHNGREATDLINSSQFDLVLTDMMMPEGDGLCVASAAHKLENRPKLLVITGGGERISPYEALKMGEFLFDVSMVKPVNAQDLLKTVRKMIN; from the coding sequence ATGGCCAAGATTTTGATTGCCGAAGATGTCGATGAAATCCGTTTTGCCTATGAAGCCATTTTATCATCAGAAGGTCATGACATCACATGTGCCCATAATGGTCGCGAAGCCACCGACCTGATCAATTCATCACAGTTTGATCTGGTCCTTACAGACATGATGATGCCCGAAGGTGATGGTCTATGCGTTGCCAGTGCAGCTCATAAACTGGAAAACCGCCCCAAACTTCTGGTGATCACAGGCGGCGGTGAGCGTATTTCCCCTTATGAAGCCCTGAAAATGGGGGAATTCCTGTTTGATGTGTCCATGGTCAAACCTGTTAATGCGCAGGATTTATTAAAGACCGTGCGTAAAATGATCAACTGA
- a CDS encoding MaoC family dehydratase yields MTKTNPGNFFEDFSLGQEIVHATPRTVTEGDVSMYTSLYGFRHMPHSSEPNARELGFEAMPLDDLLAFHMVFGKTVPDVSLNAVANLGYAEGRFGAPVYPGDTVRTTSTVIGLKENSNGKTGVVYVNSVGVNQDDEVVLDYVRWVMVKKKNLDAPTPEAKIPDLAKVVAVDDLVIPAGLDFSNYDTDLAGSPHLWEDYEVGEKIDHIDGMTIEEAEHQMATRLYQNTAKVHFDQFAAKDNRFGKRLIYGGHIISLARGLSFNGLGNAFKVAAINAGAHANPTFSGNTIFAWSEVLDKQEIKGRTDMGALRLRLVATKDHPADDFPYKGEDGKYNLDVVLDLDYWVLMPRRG; encoded by the coding sequence ATGACAAAAACAAATCCGGGCAACTTCTTTGAAGACTTCTCCCTCGGTCAGGAAATCGTTCATGCCACACCACGCACGGTGACAGAAGGCGATGTGTCCATGTACACGTCTCTTTATGGTTTCCGTCACATGCCGCATTCTTCTGAACCCAATGCACGTGAACTTGGTTTTGAAGCCATGCCGCTGGATGACCTGCTGGCTTTCCACATGGTCTTTGGCAAGACGGTACCGGATGTATCCTTGAACGCCGTTGCCAACCTTGGTTATGCAGAAGGACGTTTTGGTGCCCCGGTTTATCCCGGTGATACCGTTCGCACGACTTCCACTGTGATTGGCTTGAAAGAAAACTCAAACGGCAAAACCGGCGTTGTTTATGTCAATTCTGTTGGTGTCAACCAGGATGATGAAGTCGTTCTGGATTATGTTCGCTGGGTGATGGTGAAAAAGAAAAATCTTGATGCCCCGACACCAGAAGCCAAAATCCCGGATCTGGCTAAAGTTGTAGCCGTTGATGATCTGGTCATCCCAGCTGGTTTGGATTTCTCCAACTATGATACAGACCTTGCGGGCTCCCCCCACCTGTGGGAAGACTACGAAGTGGGTGAAAAAATCGACCATATCGACGGCATGACCATTGAAGAAGCCGAACACCAGATGGCGACACGCCTGTATCAAAATACAGCGAAGGTTCACTTTGATCAGTTTGCCGCCAAAGACAATCGTTTTGGCAAGCGCTTGATCTATGGCGGTCACATTATTTCCCTGGCACGCGGCCTGTCATTTAACGGTTTGGGCAACGCGTTTAAAGTGGCTGCGATCAACGCGGGTGCACATGCCAACCCGACGTTCTCCGGCAACACAATCTTTGCCTGGTCAGAAGTGCTGGATAAACAGGAAATCAAAGGCCGCACAGACATGGGGGCTCTGCGCCTGCGTCTGGTTGCAACCAAAGACCACCCGGCTGACGACTTCCCCTATAAAGGCGAAGATGGCAAATATAACCTGGATGTGGTTCTGGATCTGGATTACTGGGTCTTGATGCCGCGCCGTGGCTAA